The genomic interval ATGGGATACAACTGCGAATAGTAGACAGATTTTATGCAAGCAGTAAAACGTGTTCCCGATGTGGACATATCAAGAAGGATTTGAAGCTGTCAGACCGTGTATATGAGTGTACAGAATGCGGATTAGTAATTGACCGAGATTGTAACGCCGCATTAAATTTGAGAAGCTGTAAGAAATATAGTACCGCTGGCTAGACGGGAATTAAA from Synergistaceae bacterium carries:
- a CDS encoding transposase; this translates as GIQLRIVDRFYASSKTCSRCGHIKKDLKLSDRVYECTECGLVIDRDCNAALNLRSCKKYSTAG